AAAGAAACATTAGAATTAGCTCAGACTTAAAATCATTAAATAAAAAATACGAGGATTTAAAATTGAAAATAAAGAAACAGGGTGCTCACCCTCAATTGGTCAATGCCATGATTCAGAATTTACAAACTCAAATTGAGATCCTTGAACAACAACTGAACATCTTGCAAGATTTACAGGAATATAGTCATAACGATAAACAAGAAAGCAATGAAATATCTATTTAAAACTTTAATAATTGTTCTAATACTGAAGGGCACAATTTCTTTTGCGCAAGATGCGAAATATGAAATAATGGATAAATCCTTTACGCCCAACAATAAGCAAACTATGTTAGAAATTGCAAATAACTTCGGTAATGTAAACTTGGCAGTATGGGATAAAAACTCAATTTCAGTCAAAATTACTCTTGAAGTTGAGGGCTACGATGAAAATGAATCTAAAAAAATTCTAGATAAGATTGATCTAAGTACTAGTCAAACTGGAAGTTTGATTTCTATTAAAACCACTCTTAAATCACACAGCAATACTTCATTTAGAAAAAAGAGCTTTAAGATTAATTATGAAATCAATTTACCTGATGGTCATCCTTTATCTGTTACAAATGAATTTGGAAACATTTTCCTCACCGATTATTCTGGTAATACAAGAATCAATTTGGAGTATGGGAACTTAACCGCTGGAAGTTTGGGCACTCTTAATTTAACTCATGAATTTGGCAAAGCAGAAATCGAATCTATTTCATCAGGTGAATTTGAGCTAAGCTATGTAGACGAATTTGCATTATCTAAAGCAGACTTACTCGATCTTGAGGGTGAATTCTCTAAAATTAAAATTGGAGATATTACAACCATCAACTTTGATGTTGAATATGGTCAACTGAATATTGAAACGGTCTCCAATTACAAAGGGAGCGCTGAATTCTCGGAAATAAATATTGACAAAGTTTATTCTAATTTTGATCTAGATGCTGAATATGCGAGTGGGACCATAGACGTAAAATTTGTTAGTAAAGACATAGAATCATTTCAGCTAAATACTGAATTTTCAAAATCTGAAATCAAAATTGAAGGTGGGGCTAATTTAAGATTTGACACAAAACATTCATTCGGGAAACTGACAACTGAAGGGTCAAACATCAGTTTTAGTAAAAAAATGAAAGATATGTCCGATGAGGAATACGAAGGAACTATTGGTGGGAACGCAAATCAGAATTCGACTGTCCTAAGAATTAAAACCTCTTATGGTGGTTGCAAGTTGATTGCGAATTAAGCAAAAAAAAAGGGCTGTTTAGAAACAGCCCTTTTAAAATTTCTTTATTTTCCTTTTAAGAATCTTTTGGTAAAACATTGGTAGTTATTCGAACGCTTCTTTCTTCTCCAATATTTGAAACAATCCTAACTATTTTATTTTGTCTTCCCATTTTACCACGGCTATTAAACTTAACCGTAATTTCACCTTTTTCTCCTGGTGCTATTGCCTCTCCTTTTGGAAAACTAGGGACCGTGCATCCACAAGTAGTTTTAACATTTGAAATAATTAACGGTTGCTTCCCTGTATTCTCAAATTTAAAAATATGCTCTACCACATCTCCTTGAGTGATATCTCCAAAATCATGATTACTTTCCTCAAAAGTAATTTCTGGACCATTAGTACTTTCTGTTGATTGAGCCACTGCTGACCCTATCAAAAAAATTGTAGCGAAAAATAATATTGCCTTTTTCATAATTGAAATATTTGATTTTTGATACGATAAGTAAAGTTACGAAATTTCAATAAAAATGATACCAAAAATAACATTAAGAAGAAAAATGAAACAATTTTTTAAGGTTTTTAAAGCTAGAAAAACTTGGGATGGAAGTTGACTAGAAATAACTCTTGTGTTGATCTAGTAATTGCCGTATATAGCCATCGTATATATTCTCTATTCACCATTTCATCTGTCAAATAACCCTGATCAACATAAACTGCATTCCATTGTCCCCCTTGAGATTTATGACATGTCAAGGCATAAGCAAATTTAATTTGAAGTGCATTCAGGTATGGATCCTTTTTAATAGCCGCTTTCCGTTCAGCTTTAGTAGCTAGATCCATATAGTCTTCTGCCACCTGATGATACAAATTCTTATATTCTTCATTACTCAATGATGGACCATTGGAATGCAAGGTATCTAAAATTACTTTCACCTGAAGATTAGGATGATTGTCATAATCCGTTAGTCTGATTTCTAAATCTGCAAATCGCAACCCATGCATCTCTTCAAAATTAATTACTTTGACCACTTCCATGAAATCGCCATTGGCTAAAAATCCACCTGGTGTATCTTCAGTTTGGTAAACGTAATTATTTTTAACAATCATTAAGAAATCACCAGCTTCTAATTCTCCTTCCATAAAGTGGATTTGTCTCCTAATATACTCATTGTACTGCACCGCCATTTTATTTGAACGACAAATTATTACAGTATTTTCA
This is a stretch of genomic DNA from Marivirga harenae. It encodes these proteins:
- a CDS encoding DUF1573 domain-containing protein — protein: MKKAILFFATIFLIGSAVAQSTESTNGPEITFEESNHDFGDITQGDVVEHIFKFENTGKQPLIISNVKTTCGCTVPSFPKGEAIAPGEKGEITVKFNSRGKMGRQNKIVRIVSNIGEERSVRITTNVLPKDS